One genomic segment of Bradyrhizobium diazoefficiens includes these proteins:
- a CDS encoding HdeD family acid-resistance protein yields MTTYDHSAPMGATGLPQPSRWVCVLLGLFMVFAGLMVLGDVAFFTMVSALFIGWMAIATGAFEIFHAFWTKGWGGFAWQMVLGILYIAFGIILVSQPVTGALLLTYVLGLALLISGVVRMLIGFGRWRLGGGIMLASGLFGVLAGFVILTGFPMTGLWVLGMLLGIDLLSHGIGWLTFAWRPTAATA; encoded by the coding sequence ATGACGACTTACGATCACAGCGCGCCGATGGGCGCAACCGGCCTGCCGCAACCGTCCCGCTGGGTCTGCGTGCTGCTCGGTCTCTTCATGGTGTTTGCGGGACTCATGGTGCTGGGCGACGTTGCGTTCTTCACTATGGTCAGCGCGCTCTTCATCGGCTGGATGGCCATCGCCACCGGCGCGTTCGAGATCTTCCATGCGTTCTGGACCAAGGGCTGGGGCGGCTTCGCCTGGCAAATGGTGCTTGGCATTCTCTACATCGCCTTTGGCATCATTCTGGTCAGCCAGCCGGTGACCGGCGCGCTGCTATTGACCTATGTGCTTGGCCTCGCGCTGCTGATCTCCGGCGTGGTGCGAATGCTGATCGGCTTCGGCCGATGGCGGCTAGGCGGCGGGATCATGCTCGCGTCCGGCCTGTTCGGCGTGCTCGCGGGGTTCGTCATCCTCACGGGCTTTCCGATGACCGGGCTCTGGGTGCTCGGCATGCTGCTCGGCATCGATCTGCTGTCCCACGGTATCGGATGGCTGACCTTCGCCTGGCGGCCGACGGCGGCAACTGCGTAA
- a CDS encoding metal-dependent hydrolase family protein, whose protein sequence is MSKARAGIAALLAALLCSASPAPGQQDSVVLFRNVRIFDGSNAALSGASNVLVRNGKIEKISIADPAATAQVIAQVIEGGGRVLMPGLIDAHWHAMLVRPTPMAALAGDIGYNNLLAASEATATLMRGFTTVRDMGGPSFGLKQAIDEDLVAGPRIYPSGAMITITGGHGDFRQLSDLPRTIGGMLSRMERIGGSMVADSPDEVRVRAREQLMQGASQVKLTAGGGVASPFSPLDVSTFTEPELRAAVEAADNWGTYVATHAYTPAAIQRSIAAGVRCIEHGHLMDEESARLMAEKGIWLSTQPFLDLSGAAALGPAEEDKMRQVVAGTDRVYALAKKYHLKTAFGTDILFSKALADRQGSMLAALTRWYTPAEALTMATSTNAELLNLSGPRNPYPGKLGVVEEGALADLLLVDGNPLDNIALVEDPAENFVVIMKGGRIYKNSLAH, encoded by the coding sequence ATGTCGAAGGCGCGGGCCGGCATCGCCGCGCTGCTTGCGGCGCTTCTCTGTAGCGCATCGCCCGCGCCGGGCCAGCAGGACTCCGTCGTCCTGTTCCGCAACGTCAGAATTTTTGACGGAAGCAACGCTGCGCTCTCCGGCGCGTCCAACGTCCTCGTCAGGAACGGCAAGATCGAGAAGATATCGATCGCGGACCCGGCAGCCACCGCCCAGGTGATCGCCCAGGTGATCGAGGGCGGTGGCCGCGTGCTGATGCCGGGCCTGATCGATGCGCATTGGCACGCGATGCTGGTGCGCCCGACGCCGATGGCCGCGCTCGCCGGTGACATCGGCTACAACAATTTGCTCGCCGCGAGCGAGGCGACCGCGACGCTGATGCGCGGCTTCACGACGGTGCGCGACATGGGCGGGCCGAGCTTCGGCCTCAAGCAGGCCATCGACGAGGATCTCGTCGCAGGTCCTCGCATCTATCCATCCGGCGCCATGATCACGATCACCGGTGGCCATGGCGATTTCCGCCAGCTGTCCGATCTGCCGCGCACGATCGGCGGCATGCTCAGCCGCATGGAGCGGATCGGCGGCAGCATGGTCGCCGACAGTCCGGACGAGGTCCGCGTGCGGGCGCGCGAGCAGTTGATGCAGGGTGCCTCACAGGTCAAGCTCACGGCAGGCGGCGGCGTCGCATCGCCATTCAGCCCGCTCGACGTCTCCACCTTCACCGAGCCCGAGCTGCGCGCGGCGGTGGAAGCCGCCGACAATTGGGGTACTTACGTGGCCACGCACGCCTACACGCCGGCCGCGATCCAGCGCTCGATCGCGGCCGGCGTGAGATGCATCGAACATGGCCATCTCATGGACGAGGAGAGTGCGCGGTTGATGGCGGAGAAAGGCATCTGGCTCAGCACGCAGCCGTTCCTCGATCTCTCCGGCGCCGCCGCATTGGGACCTGCGGAGGAGGACAAGATGCGGCAGGTGGTTGCCGGCACCGATCGCGTTTATGCACTCGCAAAAAAATACCATCTCAAGACTGCCTTCGGCACCGACATCCTGTTCTCGAAGGCGCTGGCGGACAGGCAGGGCTCGATGCTTGCCGCGCTGACGCGCTGGTACACGCCGGCCGAAGCACTGACCATGGCGACGTCGACCAATGCGGAGCTGTTGAACCTCTCGGGCCCGCGCAATCCCTATCCCGGCAAGCTCGGTGTGGTGGAGGAGGGCGCGCTTGCCGACCTGCTCCTCGTTGACGGTAATCCGCTCGACAACATCGCGCTCGTCGAAGATCCCGCGGAGAATTTTGTCGTGATCATGAAGGGCGGCAGGATCTACAAGAACAGCCTCGCGCACTGA
- a CDS encoding CYTH and CHAD domain-containing protein, protein MLKSDATPARKTTSAPDGNPVPKDSKRTHVVAGFLRQIDPAGPAAAPAIVEGAVIDQTPSESTTAAPEPNPAGRPAGEIELKLLVDAERMAHFNAAPVIAANARSKGTRKHLKSVYYDTADRALRNSGLSLRVRQSGARFVQTVKTEAVDDPLRRGEWEASVPSLAPDLALAMPFIPEKLREHLETQPLEAVFTADIHRHARMIDLPSGTVEIAFDQGELTAGERSLPVSEIELELKSGSAGAIYEIALRLAEHGAVKPSIRSKSARGFDLAADKPPAARRPRKLQLDASVTLDEAFETILRSCLHHLLQSLPAAEDGRNPEGVHQLRVSLRRLRSALDLMRSVGALSNLDALRSEAKWLAQDLSAARDWDVFQLETLPMIASACPAVAGFDTLGRAAARRQSEAYRKAHRALGDRRCAVFLIGLGGWIETRGWRNDVAAEDLGQLAEPAVNFAERILSEQHAKVLKRGRRFKSLSAEQVHRVRLAAKRLRYLSEFLLPLFADRKSAKRYSRRLAGLQEELGAFNDMAVTASLLDELGGEAPDSAIAAAAIAGWQARASVGVQPALQSTWRDFAAARVPWSRQAEQG, encoded by the coding sequence ATGCTAAAATCAGACGCTACGCCGGCTCGCAAGACCACGAGCGCGCCGGATGGGAATCCTGTCCCAAAGGACAGTAAGAGAACGCACGTCGTTGCCGGCTTCCTCAGGCAAATTGATCCTGCTGGGCCCGCTGCGGCACCTGCGATCGTCGAGGGCGCTGTGATCGATCAGACGCCATCGGAAAGCACGACGGCTGCGCCAGAGCCGAACCCTGCGGGGCGTCCCGCCGGTGAAATCGAGCTGAAGCTTCTCGTCGATGCCGAGCGCATGGCGCATTTCAATGCTGCGCCGGTCATCGCTGCCAATGCGCGCAGCAAGGGCACGCGCAAGCATCTGAAATCCGTCTACTACGACACGGCCGACCGCGCGCTTCGCAACAGCGGCCTCAGCCTGCGCGTGCGCCAGAGCGGCGCGCGCTTCGTGCAGACCGTGAAGACCGAGGCCGTCGACGATCCGCTGCGCCGCGGCGAGTGGGAGGCGAGCGTTCCCTCGCTTGCGCCCGATCTCGCCCTGGCGATGCCGTTCATTCCGGAGAAGCTTCGCGAACACCTCGAGACGCAGCCGCTCGAAGCGGTTTTCACCGCGGACATCCATCGGCATGCGCGGATGATCGACCTGCCGTCGGGCACGGTCGAGATCGCTTTCGACCAGGGCGAGCTCACGGCCGGCGAGCGGTCGCTGCCGGTGAGCGAGATCGAACTTGAACTGAAGAGCGGCAGCGCCGGCGCGATCTACGAGATTGCGCTGCGCCTTGCCGAGCACGGGGCGGTGAAGCCGTCGATCCGCAGCAAATCGGCGCGCGGCTTCGATCTCGCCGCTGACAAGCCGCCGGCGGCACGCCGGCCGCGCAAGCTTCAGCTCGATGCGTCGGTCACGCTCGACGAAGCCTTCGAGACGATCTTGCGCTCCTGCCTCCACCATCTGCTGCAATCGCTGCCGGCGGCCGAGGATGGCCGCAATCCGGAAGGCGTGCATCAGCTGCGCGTCTCGCTGCGCCGGCTTCGCTCGGCGCTCGACCTGATGCGATCGGTCGGCGCGCTCAGCAATCTCGATGCGCTGCGGTCGGAAGCCAAATGGCTGGCGCAGGACCTGTCGGCTGCGCGCGACTGGGACGTGTTCCAGCTCGAGACCTTGCCGATGATTGCGTCAGCCTGTCCTGCGGTCGCCGGTTTCGACACGCTGGGCCGGGCCGCGGCCAGGCGTCAGTCCGAGGCCTATCGCAAGGCGCATCGCGCGCTTGGCGATCGCCGCTGCGCGGTGTTCCTGATCGGCCTCGGCGGCTGGATCGAGACGCGGGGCTGGCGCAACGACGTCGCCGCCGAAGATCTCGGCCAGCTCGCCGAGCCCGCCGTCAATTTCGCCGAGCGCATCCTGTCGGAGCAGCACGCCAAGGTGCTCAAGCGCGGCCGCCGCTTCAAGTCGCTGTCCGCCGAGCAGGTGCATCGGGTGCGGCTCGCGGCCAAGCGGCTGCGCTATCTCAGCGAGTTCCTGCTGCCGCTGTTTGCCGATCGCAAATCCGCGAAACGCTACTCGCGCCGGCTCGCCGGCCTGCAAGAAGAGCTCGGCGCCTTCAACGACATGGCCGTTACGGCTTCACTGCTCGATGAGCTCGGTGGCGAAGCCCCCGACAGCGCCATCGCGGCCGCTGCGATCGCTGGCTGGCAGGCGCGCGCCTCGGTCGGGGTGCAGCCCGCCCTGCAGAGCACGTGGCGCGATTTCGCCGCCGCGCGGGTGCCGTGGTCGCGGCAGGCCGAGCAGGGCTGA
- a CDS encoding FAD-dependent oxidoreductase, whose amino-acid sequence MNVRDEHTRSLWMDVPVADAPALSGTIGTDVAVVGSGIAGLSIGYELASHGRSVVVLDRGGIGSGMTARTTAHLATALDDGYEALVRVRGFDCARRYYQSVADAIDRAEAIQATEHIDCDFQRVDGYWVLAPETPTSELDKELDCCRKLGIPIENCVEPTPFHSADAVRSLRFARQARLHPTRYLAGLASALQRRGARLYADTCVESIRQRHGDMVVTTTSGHEVHAADVVVATNSPVNVQVAIHTKQAPYRTYALAARIAAGALKDALYWDTLDPYHYVRLQPLSTDEDIVIIGGEDHKSGEANDGSQRLDALERWARERLPGLREVTHRWSGQVLEPVDFAGFIGRSPDEEHVFIVSGDSGQGITNGLVAGLLVTDLITTGASPWEDIYAASRKIQKNIGEFISENITPLKNFAEYLAASEIASVERLRPGEGRLVRSGLKKIAACRDRNGRLHLHSASCTHLGCVVHWNALEQCWDCPCHGSQFAPDGTALNGPAISPLGAADRPADVEAAE is encoded by the coding sequence ATGAACGTACGGGACGAGCACACCCGATCGCTCTGGATGGATGTTCCGGTTGCCGATGCGCCGGCGCTATCCGGGACGATCGGCACGGACGTCGCCGTCGTCGGTTCTGGAATTGCCGGGCTATCGATCGGCTATGAGCTCGCCAGTCATGGACGCTCGGTCGTGGTGCTGGACCGCGGCGGCATCGGCAGCGGCATGACGGCGCGCACGACCGCGCACCTCGCCACCGCACTGGACGACGGCTACGAGGCGCTGGTGCGGGTACGCGGCTTTGACTGTGCGCGGCGCTACTATCAGAGCGTCGCCGACGCGATCGATCGGGCCGAAGCCATCCAGGCTACCGAGCACATCGATTGCGATTTTCAACGCGTCGACGGTTACTGGGTGCTGGCGCCCGAAACGCCCACGTCCGAGCTCGACAAGGAATTGGATTGCTGCCGCAAGCTCGGGATTCCCATCGAGAATTGCGTCGAGCCGACCCCGTTCCACTCCGCGGACGCCGTGCGTTCGTTGCGCTTTGCCCGGCAGGCGCGGCTACACCCGACCAGATATCTCGCTGGGCTCGCGAGCGCACTCCAGCGTCGGGGGGCGCGGCTTTACGCCGATACCTGTGTCGAGAGCATCCGTCAGCGCCATGGCGACATGGTCGTGACGACTACCTCAGGTCACGAGGTCCACGCCGCCGACGTGGTGGTCGCGACCAACTCGCCCGTCAATGTGCAGGTGGCGATCCACACCAAGCAGGCGCCTTACCGCACTTATGCGCTTGCCGCCAGGATCGCGGCCGGCGCGCTGAAGGATGCGCTCTATTGGGATACGCTCGATCCCTATCATTATGTCCGGCTCCAGCCGCTCTCCACCGACGAGGATATCGTGATCATCGGCGGGGAAGATCACAAGTCGGGTGAAGCGAACGATGGCTCACAGCGCCTCGATGCGCTCGAGCGCTGGGCGCGGGAGCGGTTGCCCGGTCTGCGCGAGGTCACTCATCGATGGTCCGGCCAGGTGCTGGAGCCGGTCGATTTTGCCGGGTTCATCGGCCGCAGCCCCGACGAGGAGCATGTCTTCATCGTCAGCGGCGATTCCGGGCAGGGGATCACGAACGGCCTTGTCGCCGGCCTGTTGGTGACGGATCTGATCACGACGGGCGCGAGCCCGTGGGAAGATATCTACGCGGCGTCACGGAAGATCCAGAAGAACATCGGCGAGTTCATCAGCGAGAACATCACGCCGCTGAAGAATTTTGCGGAGTATCTTGCGGCGAGCGAGATTGCGAGCGTCGAGCGGCTGCGCCCCGGCGAGGGGCGCCTTGTCCGCAGCGGCCTGAAGAAGATTGCGGCTTGCCGGGACCGTAACGGGCGTCTGCATCTGCACTCGGCGAGCTGCACCCATCTCGGCTGCGTCGTGCACTGGAATGCGCTGGAGCAGTGTTGGGATTGTCCGTGTCACGGTTCGCAGTTCGCGCCCGACGGCACAGCGCTCAACGGTCCGGCGATTTCGCCGCTGGGCGCGGCCGATAGACCCGCCGACGTTGAAGCCGCGGAGTGA
- a CDS encoding transglutaminase-like cysteine peptidase — protein MFDFRGQGKGLAIAAMLFGISATAQAGEGRLLYASLGDTTRAPIGWVEFCADNAAQCQGGPTQPRDIVMSQAAWRDLVKVNRWVNETVKPLTDQEHWGVIERWSLPTDGYGDCEDYVLLKRKMLIDAGWPREALLITVVRDKKGEGHAVLTVKTDKGEFVLDNQNESVVAWTETGYRFVKRQSQSDPNVWVSLGDTKPAVSTASARDQ, from the coding sequence ATGTTTGATTTCAGGGGACAGGGGAAGGGACTGGCGATCGCCGCCATGCTCTTCGGGATCAGCGCGACAGCGCAGGCCGGCGAAGGCCGTCTGCTCTACGCAAGCCTCGGCGACACCACGCGTGCGCCGATCGGCTGGGTCGAATTCTGTGCGGACAATGCCGCGCAGTGCCAGGGCGGGCCGACGCAGCCCCGCGACATCGTGATGTCGCAGGCGGCATGGCGCGACCTCGTCAAGGTCAATCGCTGGGTCAACGAGACCGTCAAGCCTTTGACCGACCAGGAGCACTGGGGCGTGATCGAGCGGTGGTCGCTGCCAACCGACGGCTACGGCGACTGCGAAGACTACGTGCTGTTGAAGCGCAAGATGCTGATCGATGCCGGATGGCCCCGCGAGGCCCTGCTCATCACCGTCGTGCGCGACAAGAAGGGCGAAGGACACGCGGTGCTGACGGTGAAGACCGACAAGGGCGAGTTCGTTCTCGACAATCAGAACGAGAGCGTCGTGGCCTGGACGGAGACCGGCTACCGCTTCGTCAAGCGCCAGTCGCAGAGCGATCCCAACGTCTGGGTCTCGCTCGGAGATACCAAGCCGGCGGTCTCCACCGCCAGCGCAAGAGACCAGTAG
- a CDS encoding PilZ domain-containing protein has protein sequence MALANKKFLPAAEERRRFQRVKVHLLGRYMLPDRREFPCQVINMSPGGVALLAPGIGNVGDRVVAYLDHIGRVEGKITRIIDNGFAMTIGATPRKRDKLAAQLTWLANRDILNLPEDRRHDRIVPRNPIAVLTLEDGTKMTCRIIDLSLSGAAIAAENRPPLKSTVLLGRVQGRVVRNLEDGFALEFMHEQPAETLEESVTAR, from the coding sequence ATGGCGTTGGCGAACAAAAAATTTCTTCCGGCCGCCGAGGAACGTCGGCGTTTCCAGCGGGTGAAGGTTCACCTGCTCGGCCGCTACATGCTGCCGGACCGCCGTGAATTCCCCTGCCAGGTGATCAACATGTCGCCGGGGGGCGTCGCGCTGCTCGCGCCCGGCATCGGCAATGTCGGCGACCGCGTGGTCGCCTATCTCGACCATATCGGCCGCGTCGAGGGCAAGATCACCCGCATCATCGACAACGGCTTTGCCATGACGATCGGGGCGACGCCGCGCAAGCGCGACAAGCTCGCCGCACAGCTGACCTGGCTCGCCAACCGCGACATCCTCAATTTGCCGGAGGATCGCCGCCACGACCGTATCGTGCCGCGCAATCCGATCGCGGTGCTGACGCTCGAGGACGGCACCAAGATGACCTGCCGCATCATCGACCTGTCGCTGTCGGGCGCGGCCATTGCCGCCGAGAACCGGCCGCCGCTGAAATCGACGGTTTTGCTCGGCCGGGTCCAGGGCCGCGTGGTCCGCAACCTCGAAGACGGCTTCGCGCTCGAGTTCATGCACGAGCAGCCGGCCGAGACACTCGAAGAGAGCGTTACCGCGCGGTAA
- a CDS encoding AAA family ATPase codes for MFGGLPGTGKTTVARELTQRLAATYLRIDTIEQTLRSAGLAVGVTGYAVANALAAENLKLRRTVIADCVNPVLASRAGWRQTALQNSAHIVEIEMVCSDMALHRRRVEGRDPDISGHELPSWDDVARRHYESWDQEHLVLDSADGAVDRLVELAEAYVRREIG; via the coding sequence GTGTTCGGCGGCCTTCCCGGCACCGGGAAGACGACGGTCGCTCGCGAGCTGACACAACGGCTCGCCGCAACCTATCTCCGGATCGATACTATTGAGCAGACCTTGCGGAGTGCAGGTCTCGCAGTTGGAGTCACGGGATACGCCGTCGCGAACGCTCTTGCCGCTGAAAATCTCAAGCTTCGCCGCACCGTCATTGCCGATTGCGTAAATCCGGTGCTGGCAAGCCGGGCGGGCTGGCGGCAGACCGCCCTGCAGAACTCGGCACATATCGTCGAGATCGAGATGGTCTGTAGCGACATGGCTTTGCACCGGCGGCGCGTTGAAGGCCGAGATCCCGACATCAGCGGTCACGAACTGCCAAGCTGGGACGACGTAGCGAGGCGCCACTATGAATCCTGGGATCAGGAGCATCTGGTACTCGATTCCGCCGATGGCGCGGTTGATCGTCTCGTCGAACTGGCTGAAGCCTATGTTCGCCGTGAGATCGGTTAG
- a CDS encoding zinc-binding dehydrogenase — MDQIRVCTHAGPGSEPVIRTVPWPKVGRKGALIKVGACGVCGTDLHILKGHWPKPLPWPFTLGHELGGIIVECGDEFTEDFMSKPLTVGSKVMIPPLMPCGRCYYCIHYPQTANKCVTPVYYGRYLGFDKPPHMWGGWAEYVYVDLEMLPGTKIYKLPDDMSLRLGALSEPLTSCIRAFNRAARAGGFSWGDTVVIQGSGPIGILAVAAAKEMGAGRVICVGAPEEPRLKLAREFGAEATVNIEELKSPHERIDRVRNIVGGFGADLVMDCSGHPSAGPEGIEMLRDGGTYVEMGQFTDAGSIETSWHRICTKDLNVLGSWGFTGNDLPLGVDMLYRTAGKYPWAKMQTIYPFTEAGIAQAVRDAMAMKTVKSTIVPWPELVE; from the coding sequence ATGGACCAGATCCGCGTCTGCACCCATGCAGGGCCGGGCTCGGAGCCCGTCATCCGCACCGTGCCGTGGCCGAAGGTTGGCCGCAAGGGCGCGTTGATCAAGGTCGGCGCCTGCGGTGTCTGCGGCACCGACCTGCATATCCTGAAGGGACATTGGCCGAAGCCGCTGCCGTGGCCGTTCACGCTCGGCCACGAGCTCGGCGGAATCATCGTCGAATGCGGCGACGAGTTCACTGAAGACTTCATGAGCAAGCCGCTGACCGTCGGATCAAAGGTGATGATCCCGCCGCTGATGCCCTGCGGGCGCTGCTACTATTGCATTCACTACCCGCAAACCGCTAACAAGTGCGTGACGCCGGTCTATTACGGCCGCTATCTCGGCTTCGATAAACCACCTCATATGTGGGGCGGCTGGGCCGAATATGTCTATGTCGATCTCGAGATGCTGCCGGGCACCAAGATCTACAAGCTCCCGGACGACATGTCGCTGCGCCTCGGTGCATTGTCCGAGCCGCTGACCTCCTGCATCCGCGCCTTCAACCGCGCGGCCCGCGCCGGCGGATTTTCCTGGGGCGACACGGTCGTGATCCAGGGCTCTGGTCCGATCGGCATCCTGGCGGTCGCGGCCGCAAAGGAGATGGGGGCGGGGCGCGTGATCTGCGTCGGCGCGCCGGAAGAGCCGCGGCTCAAGCTCGCTCGCGAATTCGGCGCGGAGGCGACCGTGAACATCGAAGAGCTCAAATCGCCGCACGAGCGCATCGATCGCGTGCGGAACATCGTCGGCGGCTTTGGCGCCGATCTCGTGATGGACTGCTCGGGCCACCCCTCGGCCGGCCCCGAGGGCATCGAGATGCTGCGCGACGGCGGCACCTATGTGGAGATGGGCCAGTTCACCGATGCGGGCTCGATCGAGACCTCCTGGCACCGCATCTGCACCAAGGACCTCAACGTGCTGGGATCCTGGGGCTTCACCGGCAACGACCTGCCGCTCGGCGTCGACATGCTCTACCGCACGGCGGGCAAATATCCTTGGGCGAAGATGCAGACGATCTATCCGTTCACGGAAGCGGGCATCGCGCAGGCGGTGAGGGATGCGATGGCGATGAAGACGGTGAAGTCGACCATCGTGCCGTGGCCGGAATTGGTGGAGTGA
- a CDS encoding VOC family protein, whose protein sequence is MTPEPSPLSPFRAIRAIDYTVIFVRDMAAMRRFYEDVLALSVLRDLSPNWIEYGLGSNTLALARPSRTATDAPVPAGTASLQLAFKVSRAEVDQCADELVRRGVALLSPPTDQPFGHRTLFFRDPDGNLLEIYAEI, encoded by the coding sequence ATGACACCTGAACCATCCCCGCTCTCCCCCTTCCGCGCCATCCGCGCGATCGACTACACCGTCATCTTCGTGCGCGACATGGCCGCGATGCGGCGCTTCTACGAGGACGTTCTGGCCTTGTCCGTGCTCCGCGACCTCTCGCCGAACTGGATCGAATACGGCCTCGGCAGCAACACGTTGGCGCTGGCAAGACCGAGCCGGACCGCGACTGACGCGCCGGTACCGGCTGGGACCGCTTCGCTGCAACTGGCCTTCAAAGTGTCCAGGGCCGAGGTCGATCAATGTGCCGACGAGCTCGTGCGCCGCGGCGTCGCGCTGCTGTCGCCGCCGACGGATCAGCCGTTCGGACATCGCACGCTGTTCTTCCGCGATCCTGACGGCAATCTGTTGGAAATCTATGCGGAGATATGA
- a CDS encoding cupin domain-containing protein, translating into MADGISLADKLTTLQDFWSPHTVTTFNDCDVMVVKVKGEFTWHKHDDTDDFFLVLKGQLDIELRDRTVTLGPGELYVVPRGVEHRPVAREEVHLLLIEPTGTPNTGDKATAAARKLA; encoded by the coding sequence ATGGCCGACGGAATCTCGCTCGCCGACAAGCTCACGACGTTGCAGGACTTCTGGTCGCCGCACACGGTCACCACCTTCAACGATTGCGACGTGATGGTGGTGAAGGTGAAAGGCGAGTTCACCTGGCACAAGCACGACGACACCGACGATTTCTTTCTCGTCCTGAAGGGCCAGCTGGATATCGAATTGCGGGACCGCACCGTGACGCTCGGTCCGGGCGAGCTCTACGTCGTGCCCAGGGGTGTCGAGCATCGCCCGGTGGCACGCGAGGAGGTTCATCTCCTGCTGATCGAGCCGACCGGCACACCGAACACCGGCGACAAGGCCACCGCCGCAGCGCGCAAGCTCGCCTAA